The sequence TATCATCTCGAAACTTTAAGAAAAAACCTTATAAAATACGATGAATTCATAAAAAAGCAAATCAAATTTTCAGATGACTATAATACACTTTTTCCTATATTTAAAGAATATGTAGACTCATTTTTCACAGATAAAAAGGTTAGAGATTTCTATCAGTTTGCAAATCCTGATGAAATGAACCTTGCAGGGCTGATCAGATATGCGAAGGTAAATAAGTTTGACGTAGAATGATAAAATCCTGAACTAAGTAGAGTCTAATATAACTTTCATTTCTTCTTCTTCTAGATCATTTACATTTTATCCCAATTCGTTTTTCCATGATAGAAAACTACTGGAATAATTGGCTCTAATGACCTTTTATTTTTTATATTCTCTTCCCATATTGCAAGCATATATGAGAGTATCTGGATATTACTAAAGTTCCATGTCTCTGATTTGTGCTCCAGGAGATAATACACCTGGAC comes from Thermodesulfobium acidiphilum and encodes:
- a CDS encoding Rpn family recombination-promoting nuclease/putative transposase encodes the protein MSKRFNLDIAFRFQTKNSSVQVYYLLEHKSETWNFSNIQILSYMLAIWEENIKNKRSLEPIIPVVFYHGKTNWDKM